The following are from one region of the Streptomyces changanensis genome:
- a CDS encoding cation transporter, with the protein MVAETVSPGPSPARREELARRIRLLVAGTIAYNAVEAVVALTAGALASSAALIGFGLDSIVEVSSAAAVAWQFSARDHALREARERTALRVIAVSFFVLAAYVTVDAVRALAGGGEAERSVPGIVLAALSLAVMPFLSTAQRKAGRALGSASAVADSRQTMLCTCLSAVLLAGLLLNATLGWSWADPVAALVIAALAVKEGRNAWRGEGCCAPVVSPHAPVVSPDDPAASPLIPVVGAGEGGCGCRPGPDRCG; encoded by the coding sequence GTGGTCGCCGAGACCGTGTCCCCCGGACCCTCCCCGGCCCGGCGTGAGGAACTCGCGCGCCGCATACGGCTCCTGGTCGCCGGGACCATCGCCTACAACGCCGTCGAGGCGGTCGTCGCCCTCACCGCCGGCGCCCTCGCCTCCTCCGCCGCCCTGATCGGCTTCGGCCTCGACTCGATCGTCGAGGTCTCCTCCGCCGCCGCGGTCGCCTGGCAGTTCTCCGCTCGCGACCACGCGCTGCGCGAGGCGCGCGAGCGGACCGCGCTGCGCGTCATCGCCGTCTCGTTCTTCGTGCTCGCCGCCTACGTGACCGTCGACGCGGTCCGGGCGCTGGCCGGTGGCGGCGAGGCGGAGCGCTCCGTTCCCGGCATCGTCCTGGCCGCCCTCTCCTTGGCGGTCATGCCGTTCCTGTCGACCGCCCAGCGCAAGGCCGGCCGTGCGCTCGGCTCCGCGTCCGCCGTGGCGGACTCCAGGCAGACCATGCTCTGCACCTGCCTGTCGGCCGTCCTCCTGGCCGGGCTCCTCCTCAACGCCACGCTCGGGTGGTCCTGGGCCGACCCCGTCGCCGCCCTCGTCATCGCCGCCCTCGCCGTCAAGGAGGGCCGGAACGCGTGGCGGGGCGAGGGCTGCTGCGCCCCGGTCGTCTCCCCGCACGCCCCGGTCGTCTCCCCGGACGACCCGGCCGCCTCCCCGCTCATCCCCGTCGTCGGCGCGGGGGAGGGCGGGTGCGGGTGCCGTCCCGGCCCCGACCGCTGCGGCTGA
- a CDS encoding GTP-binding protein, with protein sequence MGATDRRLPVTVLSGFLGAGKTTLLNHVLGNRDGLRVAVIVNDMSEVNIDAALVRGGEAALSRTEERLVEMTNGCICCTLRDDLLEEVDRLAREGRFDHLLIESSGISEPMPVAATFAFPRDDGATLGDLARLDTMVTVVDAANFLPELAGGDGLVERGLDQYEEDERTVSDLLMDQIEFADVLVLNKLDLVEPADALRLRAALNRLNPAARVVTAVHGRVPLDQVLGTGLFDLERAQEAPGWVMELNGDHVPETEEYGISSLVFRSDRPFHPGRLFTFVTEELDSGAFGQILRSKGFFWLASRPLITGLWSQAGSVARFEPSGVRDAAQGQELVFIGTGLRPEALKAALASCLTAEGEALPASDPFPSWGSYGIDEACEHEQSTLARSG encoded by the coding sequence ATGGGTGCCACCGACCGCCGGCTGCCGGTGACCGTGCTCTCGGGCTTCCTCGGCGCCGGCAAGACGACCCTGCTCAACCACGTCCTCGGCAACCGCGACGGGCTGCGGGTCGCGGTGATCGTCAACGACATGAGCGAGGTCAACATCGACGCGGCGCTGGTGCGCGGCGGCGAGGCCGCCCTGTCGCGGACCGAGGAGCGCCTGGTCGAGATGACCAACGGCTGCATCTGCTGCACCCTGCGCGACGACCTGCTGGAGGAAGTGGACCGGCTGGCCCGCGAAGGCCGTTTCGACCACCTGCTCATCGAGTCGAGCGGCATCTCCGAGCCCATGCCCGTCGCGGCCACCTTCGCCTTCCCCCGGGACGACGGCGCGACCCTCGGCGACCTGGCCCGCCTGGACACCATGGTCACCGTGGTCGACGCGGCGAACTTCCTGCCCGAACTCGCCGGGGGCGACGGCCTGGTGGAGCGGGGGCTGGACCAGTACGAGGAGGACGAGCGGACGGTCAGCGACCTGCTGATGGACCAGATCGAGTTCGCCGACGTCCTCGTGCTCAACAAGCTCGACCTCGTCGAGCCGGCCGACGCGCTCCGGCTGCGCGCCGCCCTCAACCGGCTGAACCCCGCCGCCCGGGTGGTGACCGCCGTCCACGGACGGGTGCCGCTCGACCAGGTCCTGGGAACCGGTCTGTTCGACCTGGAACGCGCCCAGGAGGCCCCGGGCTGGGTCATGGAGCTCAACGGCGACCACGTGCCGGAGACCGAGGAGTACGGCATCTCCAGCCTCGTCTTCCGCTCCGACCGGCCCTTCCACCCGGGCCGGTTGTTCACCTTCGTGACCGAGGAGCTCGACAGTGGCGCCTTCGGGCAGATTTTGCGCTCCAAGGGCTTCTTCTGGCTCGCCAGCCGCCCCCTGATCACCGGACTGTGGTCGCAGGCGGGGTCCGTGGCGCGCTTCGAGCCCTCCGGCGTCCGCGACGCCGCCCAGGGCCAGGAGCTCGTCTTCATCGGTACCGGCCTGCGGCCCGAGGCCCTCAAGGCGGCGCTGGCGAGCTGCCTGACGGCGGAGGGCGAAGCCCTCCCCGCGAGCGACCCGTTCCCTTCCTGGGGCTCGTACGGGATCGACGAGGCCTGCGAGCACGAGCAGTCCACGCTCGCGCGGTCGGGCTGA
- a CDS encoding CGNR zinc finger domain-containing protein — protein sequence MRPMEETVIADPLPSAPGAERYPALDLANSAVTLPGGQRLDLLDTPAGAERWLVDRGLAPVDTGMQELCASLLRSLRDHVRALLAAHAAGRPAPADALTALNDALTRAPAASLLRWDPDRGLYRETAHPVARIVEHALAVLAADTADLLTGPDADRLTACGSTPCNRYLLRHGRRHWCSVRCGDRARAARAYARRTAAAAPHLRGTTTPPDGTRPPRTRL from the coding sequence ATGAGGCCCATGGAGGAGACCGTGATCGCCGACCCGCTGCCGTCCGCGCCCGGCGCCGAGCGGTACCCCGCGCTCGACCTCGCCAACAGCGCCGTCACGCTGCCCGGCGGGCAGCGCCTCGACCTCCTCGACACACCCGCGGGCGCCGAGCGGTGGCTCGTCGACCGCGGACTCGCCCCGGTCGACACCGGCATGCAGGAGCTCTGCGCCTCCCTGCTGCGCTCCCTGCGCGACCACGTCCGCGCCCTCCTCGCGGCCCACGCCGCCGGCCGGCCCGCCCCCGCCGACGCGCTGACCGCCCTCAACGACGCGCTCACCCGGGCCCCCGCCGCCTCCCTGCTCCGCTGGGACCCGGACCGCGGCCTGTACCGCGAGACGGCCCACCCGGTCGCGCGGATCGTCGAACACGCCCTCGCCGTCCTCGCCGCCGACACCGCCGACCTGCTGACCGGCCCCGACGCCGACCGCCTCACCGCCTGCGGCTCCACCCCCTGCAACCGCTACCTGCTCCGCCACGGCCGCCGCCACTGGTGCTCGGTGCGCTGCGGCGACCGCGCCCGAGCCGCCCGCGCCTACGCCCGCCGCACCGCGGCCGCCGCCCCGCACCTCCGCGGCACCACGACGCCGCCGGACGGCACGCGCCCGCCCCGGACGCGGCTCTGA
- a CDS encoding Rossmann-like domain-containing protein has translation MSPTQPQSVPELQQAVLEGAFGPLPGELAVTSAFWLHHTTRLAGSQVTYRNHYLLLRSGDAFGACSFEAGELPPDFCAEASGHTLDTLVRHESAPVRVAALDAYLGRVRPHRDAAEAETVTLPTGTPEERARARDAAVAGLLDIAPGAKVALIGVVNPLVAAIREQGGVPLPCDFNLRTTNWGDPVTDDMDQVLDAADAVVATGMTLSNGSFDRILEHCRKHALPLVVYAQTGSAVARAFLGAGVTALSAEPFPFSQFSADATALYRYRVGQA, from the coding sequence ATGTCTCCCACACAGCCGCAGTCCGTACCGGAGCTCCAGCAGGCCGTCCTGGAGGGCGCCTTCGGGCCGCTCCCCGGTGAGCTGGCCGTCACCAGCGCCTTCTGGCTGCACCACACCACCCGACTCGCCGGCAGCCAGGTCACCTACCGCAACCACTACCTGCTGCTCCGCTCCGGCGACGCCTTCGGCGCCTGCTCCTTCGAAGCCGGCGAACTCCCCCCGGACTTCTGCGCCGAGGCCTCCGGCCACACCCTCGACACCCTCGTCCGGCACGAGTCGGCGCCGGTGCGCGTCGCCGCGCTCGACGCCTACCTCGGCCGCGTACGGCCGCACCGCGACGCGGCGGAGGCCGAGACCGTCACCCTGCCCACCGGTACGCCGGAGGAGCGGGCCCGGGCGCGGGACGCCGCGGTGGCCGGGCTCCTCGACATCGCCCCGGGGGCGAAGGTCGCGCTCATCGGCGTCGTCAACCCGCTCGTCGCGGCGATACGCGAGCAGGGCGGCGTGCCGCTGCCCTGCGACTTCAACCTGCGCACCACGAACTGGGGCGACCCGGTCACCGACGACATGGACCAGGTCCTGGACGCGGCCGACGCCGTGGTCGCCACCGGCATGACCCTCAGCAACGGCAGCTTCGACCGGATCCTCGAACACTGCCGCAAGCACGCCCTCCCCCTGGTGGTCTACGCCCAGACCGGCAGCGCCGTCGCCCGTGCCTTCCTCGGTGCCGGTGTGACCGCGCTGTCCGCCGAGCCCTTCCCGTTCTCGCAGTTCAGCGCCGACGCGACCGCGCTCTACCGGTACCGGGTGGGGCAGGCGTGA
- the rpmF gene encoding 50S ribosomal protein L32 yields MAVPKRKMSRSNTRHRRAQWKAVTPQLVPVTVDGTVHRVPQRLVKAYERGLLRPEG; encoded by the coding sequence ATGGCCGTACCGAAGCGCAAGATGTCCCGCAGCAACACGCGTCACCGCCGGGCCCAGTGGAAGGCCGTCACGCCCCAGCTGGTGCCGGTGACGGTGGACGGCACGGTCCACCGGGTGCCGCAGCGCCTGGTGAAGGCGTACGAGCGCGGTCTCCTGCGCCCCGAGGGCTGA
- a CDS encoding ArsR/SmtB family transcription factor, which translates to MLTLASDIEVLARFGRALADPLRCRVLLALRQAPAYPAELADALGVSRTRLSNHLACLRDCGLVVALPDGRRTRYELADERLGHALDDLRAAVVAVEAGRTCGDADEKGCC; encoded by the coding sequence GTGCTCACTCTCGCTTCCGACATCGAGGTGCTGGCCCGGTTCGGCCGCGCGCTCGCCGATCCCCTTCGCTGCCGCGTCCTGCTCGCCTTGCGCCAGGCCCCGGCGTACCCCGCCGAACTGGCGGACGCCCTCGGGGTGTCGCGGACCCGGCTGTCGAACCACCTGGCCTGCCTGCGTGACTGCGGCCTGGTCGTCGCCCTGCCCGACGGCCGCCGCACCCGTTACGAACTCGCCGACGAGCGCCTCGGTCACGCGCTGGACGACCTGCGCGCCGCCGTGGTGGCGGTGGAGGCCGGCCGCACCTGTGGCGACGCCGACGAGAAGGGCTGCTGCTGA
- a CDS encoding tellurite resistance TerB family protein, whose translation MALWDRIKESASTMQTQLTAKKHELKSGAFRDASMAICALVAAADGTIDPAERRRVAELIAGNEVLQNFPADELRRRFDANLDKLTADFDFGKVSVLQEVAKAKKKPAEARAVVQIGIIIGGADGDFDKTEQAVVREACHVLELPPHEFDL comes from the coding sequence ATGGCCCTGTGGGACCGCATCAAGGAGTCCGCATCGACGATGCAGACGCAGCTCACGGCGAAGAAGCACGAGCTCAAGAGCGGCGCCTTCCGCGACGCCTCCATGGCGATCTGCGCCCTGGTCGCCGCGGCCGACGGCACCATCGACCCGGCCGAGCGTCGCCGCGTCGCCGAACTGATCGCCGGCAACGAGGTGTTGCAGAACTTCCCGGCCGACGAGCTGCGGCGCCGCTTCGACGCCAACCTCGACAAGCTCACCGCCGACTTCGACTTCGGCAAGGTCAGCGTGCTCCAGGAGGTCGCCAAGGCGAAGAAGAAGCCCGCCGAGGCCCGCGCGGTCGTCCAGATCGGCATCATCATCGGCGGCGCCGACGGCGACTTCGACAAGACCGAGCAGGCGGTCGTACGGGAAGCCTGCCACGTACTGGAGCTGCCGCCGCACGAGTTCGACCTCTGA
- a CDS encoding Fur family transcriptional regulator, with amino-acid sequence MTVTATGRNRRTTRQRVAVAAALAERAEFVSAQELHGLMSDSGVRVGLTTVYRALQDLERAGGADVVRDDAGERLYRHRPGAGHRHYLVCRSCRRDEPLDTGVIEEWVAAVVRSRGFAEVEHTLELTGLCADCRNGGEHGGGKSPPSHVIPS; translated from the coding sequence GTGACCGTCACAGCAACCGGCAGGAACCGGCGCACGACCCGTCAGCGCGTCGCCGTGGCGGCGGCGCTGGCGGAGCGCGCGGAGTTCGTGTCGGCCCAGGAACTGCACGGGCTGATGAGCGACTCGGGCGTCCGTGTCGGCCTCACCACCGTGTACCGCGCGCTGCAGGACCTGGAGCGCGCCGGCGGCGCCGACGTCGTACGCGACGACGCAGGCGAGCGGCTCTACCGCCACCGCCCCGGGGCCGGGCACCGTCACTACCTCGTGTGCCGCAGCTGCCGCCGCGACGAGCCCCTGGACACCGGCGTCATCGAGGAGTGGGTCGCCGCAGTCGTACGGTCGCGGGGCTTCGCGGAGGTCGAGCACACCCTGGAACTCACCGGGCTCTGCGCCGACTGCCGGAACGGCGGGGAGCACGGCGGAGGGAAGTCACCCCCGTCCCACGTGATCCCCTCCTGA
- a CDS encoding phytanoyl-CoA dioxygenase family protein produces MVLDMSLDQQLTRGVVVLPRLLGAAETTALGQAAESVLARVTGRASHGTTEVTVWPDGHRLERVDGTTVHWEPQARPPVVRSLSPVTHLDPVLDALWTDDRITAPMRRMVGSARLGRFTSKLNFKRAGVGSEFPWHQDHPYWYCCAGPAARDVATAVVFLDDVTADNGALVLVPGSHLAGPAPRDRSEPTGLLVDVARTDVRGAVTVEAPAGSVLMFPGLVVHRSGPNRSAADRRSLLLCFQPAGRPELSDLPYRAERLADLP; encoded by the coding sequence ATGGTCCTCGACATGTCCCTCGACCAGCAGCTCACCCGCGGTGTCGTCGTCCTGCCGCGGCTCCTCGGGGCCGCGGAGACGACGGCCCTGGGCCAGGCGGCGGAGTCCGTCCTCGCCCGTGTGACCGGGCGGGCTTCGCACGGCACCACCGAGGTCACCGTGTGGCCGGACGGGCACCGGCTGGAGAGGGTGGACGGCACCACCGTCCACTGGGAGCCGCAGGCCCGTCCGCCCGTGGTGCGCAGCCTGTCACCCGTCACCCATCTGGACCCGGTGCTCGACGCCCTGTGGACCGACGACCGGATCACCGCGCCCATGCGGCGGATGGTGGGCAGCGCGCGGCTGGGCAGGTTCACGTCCAAGCTGAACTTCAAGCGGGCGGGCGTCGGTTCGGAGTTCCCCTGGCACCAGGACCATCCGTACTGGTACTGCTGCGCGGGCCCGGCCGCCCGGGACGTCGCCACCGCGGTGGTGTTCCTCGACGACGTCACGGCCGACAACGGCGCGCTCGTGCTCGTGCCCGGCAGCCACCTGGCCGGGCCCGCGCCGCGGGACCGGTCCGAACCCACCGGTCTGCTGGTCGACGTCGCGCGGACCGACGTGCGGGGCGCCGTGACCGTCGAGGCACCGGCCGGATCGGTGCTGATGTTCCCCGGTCTCGTCGTGCACCGCTCCGGGCCCAACCGGTCGGCCGCGGACAGGCGTTCGCTCCTGCTGTGCTTCCAGCCGGCCGGGCGGCCGGAGCTGTCCGACCTCCCCTACCGCGCCGAACGGCTGGCCGACCTGCCCTGA
- a CDS encoding MFS transporter, translating to MTTVADKAVADAAAVPGDLRMARVLWPFMLASAVGLVPFTIYSTFLVPIADDSGGGVAALGQLRGLGGLAALAVGTALAPLIDRVRREWAAAGGLAVLAVSAALGAGGDLLLLAAFCLLVGAGTAVLNPALTAAAADRFDDDAAAGRAATLITATQSLTALLAAPLVALPALLWGWRGDLWAIAALCSALALYFLLRGRRTPAPGAEARATDEVKRPGYLESFRLLGALPGVVPLVLVAMLRTAAFMGYLAYLAAFYDERFGLAPGPFAMVWTLSGTSFFLGNLFAGRLLSVERAGISGERLMTLGLVVALAALVGVFFARSLWLALPLTALVGVGHATVAACVTTLLVRRCGPLRGTALSVNAAGMSFGVFVGAGLGGVGLALGGFPGTAAVLGGLTLVALVLARVVARSPATSGD from the coding sequence GTGACGACAGTGGCGGACAAGGCCGTCGCGGACGCGGCGGCCGTCCCCGGTGACCTGCGCATGGCCCGCGTCCTGTGGCCGTTCATGCTGGCCTCCGCCGTGGGTCTGGTGCCCTTCACCATCTACAGCACCTTCCTCGTCCCGATCGCCGACGATTCGGGGGGCGGCGTCGCGGCCCTGGGCCAGCTGCGCGGCCTCGGCGGCCTGGCCGCCCTCGCCGTGGGCACCGCGCTGGCCCCGCTGATCGACCGCGTCCGCCGGGAGTGGGCGGCCGCGGGCGGCCTCGCCGTGCTCGCGGTCTCGGCGGCACTCGGCGCGGGCGGCGACCTCCTCCTGCTGGCCGCCTTCTGCCTCCTCGTCGGCGCCGGTACGGCCGTCCTCAACCCGGCGCTGACCGCGGCCGCGGCCGACCGCTTCGACGACGACGCCGCCGCGGGCCGCGCGGCGACGCTCATCACCGCCACCCAGTCGCTGACCGCGCTCCTCGCCGCGCCGCTCGTGGCGCTGCCGGCGCTGCTGTGGGGCTGGCGGGGCGACCTGTGGGCCATCGCCGCGCTCTGCTCCGCACTGGCCCTGTACTTCCTGCTGCGCGGCCGGCGGACGCCCGCGCCCGGTGCGGAGGCGCGGGCCACCGACGAGGTGAAGCGGCCCGGCTACCTGGAGTCGTTCCGGCTCCTGGGCGCCCTGCCCGGCGTGGTGCCGCTGGTCCTGGTCGCCATGCTGCGCACGGCCGCGTTCATGGGGTACCTCGCCTATCTCGCCGCCTTCTACGACGAGCGGTTCGGGCTGGCGCCGGGACCGTTCGCGATGGTGTGGACGCTCAGCGGCACGTCGTTCTTCCTCGGGAACCTGTTCGCCGGACGGTTGCTGAGCGTCGAACGGGCGGGGATCTCGGGGGAACGGCTGATGACACTGGGGCTGGTGGTGGCGCTGGCCGCGCTGGTGGGCGTCTTCTTCGCCCGGTCTCTCTGGCTGGCCCTGCCGCTGACGGCGCTCGTCGGCGTGGGGCACGCGACGGTCGCGGCGTGCGTCACCACCCTGCTCGTACGGCGCTGCGGCCCCCTGCGCGGCACGGCGCTGAGCGTCAACGCCGCCGGGATGAGCTTCGGGGTGTTCGTCGGCGCGGGACTCGGCGGCGTGGGCCTGGCCCTCGGCGGCTTCCCGGGCACGGCGGCGGTCCTCGGCGGGCTGACCCTCGTGGCGCTCGTCCTCGCCCGTGTCGTCGCCCGGTCGCCCGCCACCTCCGGAGACTGA
- a CDS encoding M56 family metallopeptidase, whose amino-acid sequence MGVFVFLPLVLPLSAWPIARLAEQHLHPRAATRLLAGVAGVLAVCSTLCLALLVVVGTAQLPGNPLPDGWSDPEVRAALPYDEVAGKAAIPALMAVTAACARTVWRHHRVRRRAARALAPLPYRSVAVLRDSAPYAYALPGGPRGRVVVTTGMLGRLGSPERRALFAHERAHLAGRHHRFLLAVQLAARANPFLRPLRTAVSYTAERWADEDAAEEVGNRRLVARTIGKAALVTRGAPVATLAGFAEAGPVPRRVAALLAPAPAARVWHPASTTVGLAAWGAAAGATVSALSSANSAVTLFFVLKAATPL is encoded by the coding sequence ATGGGGGTCTTCGTCTTCCTGCCGCTCGTCCTGCCCTTGAGCGCCTGGCCGATCGCCCGGCTCGCCGAGCAGCACCTGCATCCGCGCGCGGCCACCCGGCTCCTGGCGGGGGTCGCCGGCGTGCTGGCCGTGTGCAGCACGCTGTGCCTGGCGCTGCTCGTGGTGGTCGGGACCGCGCAGCTGCCGGGCAACCCGCTCCCCGACGGCTGGTCCGACCCCGAGGTGCGCGCGGCGCTGCCGTACGACGAGGTCGCGGGCAAGGCGGCCATCCCCGCGCTGATGGCCGTGACCGCGGCGTGCGCCAGGACGGTGTGGCGCCACCACCGCGTACGCCGGCGGGCGGCGCGCGCCCTCGCGCCGCTGCCATACCGGTCCGTGGCCGTGCTGCGGGACTCGGCGCCCTACGCGTACGCCCTCCCCGGTGGGCCGCGCGGCCGGGTCGTGGTCACCACCGGGATGCTCGGCCGGCTCGGCTCGCCCGAGCGGCGCGCCCTGTTCGCGCACGAGCGGGCACACCTGGCGGGCCGGCACCACCGCTTCCTGCTGGCCGTGCAGCTCGCCGCCCGGGCCAACCCGTTCCTGCGGCCGCTGCGCACCGCCGTGAGCTACACCGCGGAACGCTGGGCGGACGAGGACGCCGCCGAGGAGGTCGGCAACCGGCGCCTGGTGGCGCGGACCATCGGCAAGGCGGCGCTCGTCACCCGCGGTGCGCCCGTCGCCACGCTCGCGGGCTTCGCGGAGGCCGGACCCGTACCGCGCCGGGTGGCCGCGCTGCTGGCGCCGGCACCCGCCGCGCGCGTCTGGCACCCCGCCTCCACCACCGTGGGCCTGGCGGCCTGGGGCGCCGCCGCGGGGGCGACGGTCTCGGCGCTGTCGTCGGCGAACTCGGCCGTCACGCTGTTCTTCGTCCTGAAGGCGGCCACACCGCTCTGA
- a CDS encoding BlaI/MecI/CopY family transcriptional regulator, producing the protein MADRNEGGAPHQARRRGQGELEAQVLAALRDAPGPVNAGWVQERLGGGLAYTTVITILTRLHGKGAVARERAGRSFAWTPTADEAGLAALRMRRVLDAEEDREAVLASFVTALTPGDEQVLRDLLAQAVDEGED; encoded by the coding sequence GTGGCGGACCGGAACGAGGGTGGTGCCCCCCACCAGGCCCGTCGCCGTGGCCAGGGCGAGCTGGAGGCGCAGGTGCTGGCCGCGCTGCGGGACGCCCCCGGCCCCGTGAACGCCGGGTGGGTGCAGGAGCGGCTCGGCGGTGGACTCGCGTACACCACCGTGATCACCATCCTCACGCGTCTGCACGGCAAGGGCGCGGTCGCCCGGGAGCGGGCGGGCCGGTCCTTCGCGTGGACGCCGACCGCGGACGAGGCGGGACTGGCCGCCCTGCGGATGCGGAGGGTGCTGGACGCCGAGGAGGACCGGGAGGCCGTCCTGGCGAGCTTCGTGACCGCCCTCACGCCGGGTGACGAGCAGGTGTTGCGCGACCTGCTGGCCCAGGCGGTCGACGAGGGGGAAGACTGA
- a CDS encoding pyridoxal-phosphate dependent enzyme, translating into MHEHIAEAVKEPDVVAVPPGAVCLRFETMKLYSALGAVRHLLETGQVKPGDTLVDSSSGIYAHALALACHRYGLNCHVVGSTTVDRTLRVQLEILGATLEQVRPSKNLRLDQNLRVERIGELLRENPHYHWMRQYHDSIHYLGYRDVADLIRKEVPEGPLSLVGGVGTGASTGAIATYLREAGRDVTLVGVQPFGSVTFGAEHVSDPDMIIAGIGSSIPFHNVRHDLYDRIHWVNFDYAMSGAVELLRASGIFAGLSAGAAYLATLWERERDTDRTYVFLAADTGHRYVDSAYAHHSDARGLGAMRPHEVTTQDQLRHPWSAMDWPPADSALLRGAPVLVAETA; encoded by the coding sequence ATGCACGAGCACATAGCCGAGGCGGTCAAGGAACCGGACGTGGTGGCGGTCCCACCGGGGGCGGTCTGTCTGCGGTTCGAGACGATGAAGCTGTACTCGGCACTCGGCGCGGTGCGCCACCTGCTGGAGACCGGGCAGGTGAAGCCCGGCGACACACTCGTCGACAGCTCCAGCGGCATCTACGCCCACGCGCTCGCCCTGGCCTGCCACCGGTACGGCCTGAACTGCCACGTCGTCGGCTCCACCACGGTGGACCGCACCCTGCGCGTCCAGTTGGAGATCCTCGGCGCCACCCTCGAACAGGTCCGGCCCTCCAAGAACCTGCGCCTGGACCAGAACCTCCGCGTCGAGCGGATCGGCGAGCTGCTGCGCGAGAACCCGCACTACCACTGGATGCGCCAGTACCACGACTCCATCCACTACCTCGGTTACCGCGACGTCGCCGACCTGATCCGCAAGGAGGTCCCCGAGGGCCCCCTGTCGCTGGTGGGGGGCGTCGGCACCGGCGCGTCCACCGGCGCCATCGCCACCTATCTGCGCGAGGCGGGCCGTGACGTGACGCTCGTCGGCGTCCAGCCGTTCGGCAGCGTCACCTTCGGCGCGGAGCACGTCTCCGACCCCGACATGATCATCGCCGGCATCGGCAGCTCCATCCCCTTCCACAACGTCCGGCACGACCTGTACGACCGCATCCACTGGGTCAACTTCGACTACGCCATGTCGGGCGCCGTCGAACTCCTGCGCGCCAGCGGCATCTTCGCCGGGCTGTCCGCCGGCGCCGCGTACCTCGCGACCCTCTGGGAGCGCGAACGCGACACCGACCGGACGTATGTCTTCCTCGCCGCCGACACCGGGCACCGTTACGTCGACAGCGCCTACGCCCACCACTCCGACGCCCGTGGGCTCGGCGCCATGCGGCCCCACGAGGTCACGACGCAGGACCAGCTCAGGCACCCGTGGTCGGCCATGGACTGGCCGCCGGCCGACAGCGCGCTGCTGCGTGGCGCGCCCGTCCTGGTGGCGGAGACGGCCTAG
- a CDS encoding MBL fold metallo-hydrolase: MSSATSPTGEPFPVRVLGGPTALFEYGGLRFLTDPTFDAPGEYATPGGPRLVKTAPAAAVPADLGRVDVVLLSHDEHPDNLDTSGRALLADVPLTLTTPGGGERLGDGAKGLADWESVELERPGGGTVTVTGVPALHGPGERDEVEAITGQVVGFVLTGEGLPTVYVSGDNASLDLVKEIAARFAPVDTAVLFAGAPRFPVVFGGEPIVLDSAQAAEAAVLLGARRVVPVHYDSWAHFTEGRDRLVAAFGAAGLADRLDLGTRG, translated from the coding sequence ATGTCTTCTGCGACGAGTCCCACCGGCGAGCCGTTTCCCGTCCGCGTCCTGGGCGGCCCGACCGCGCTGTTCGAGTACGGCGGCCTGCGCTTCCTCACCGACCCGACGTTCGACGCGCCCGGCGAGTACGCGACGCCGGGCGGCCCGCGCCTGGTGAAGACGGCGCCCGCCGCCGCCGTCCCGGCCGACCTGGGCCGCGTCGACGTGGTCCTGCTCTCCCACGACGAGCACCCCGACAACCTCGACACCTCGGGCCGGGCCCTGCTCGCCGACGTGCCGCTCACCCTCACCACGCCCGGCGGCGGGGAGCGCCTGGGGGACGGTGCGAAGGGCCTGGCCGACTGGGAGTCGGTCGAGCTGGAACGCCCCGGCGGCGGCACGGTGACCGTCACCGGTGTGCCCGCCCTCCACGGCCCCGGGGAGCGCGACGAGGTCGAGGCGATCACGGGCCAGGTCGTCGGCTTCGTCCTCACCGGCGAGGGCCTCCCCACGGTCTACGTCAGCGGCGACAACGCCTCACTCGACCTGGTGAAGGAGATCGCGGCCCGGTTCGCGCCCGTGGACACCGCCGTCCTCTTCGCCGGGGCCCCGCGCTTCCCGGTCGTCTTCGGCGGCGAACCCATCGTCCTGGACAGCGCGCAGGCCGCCGAGGCCGCCGTCCTCCTCGGCGCGCGACGTGTCGTGCCCGTCCACTACGACAGCTGGGCGCACTTCACCGAGGGCCGCGACCGGCTCGTCGCGGCGTTCGGCGCCGCCGGCCTGGCCGACCGCCTGGACCTCGGCACCCGCGGCTGA